Proteins encoded by one window of Candidatus Kaelpia aquatica:
- a CDS encoding isocitrate/isopropylmalate dehydrogenase family protein yields MVKITLIPGDGIGPSVSEAMRRCVEATGVDIEWDVVDAGTDVMDKYGTPLPKHVLDSIRENKVAIKGPIVTPIGTGFRSVNVQIRKSLDLYACVRPCKSYPGVKSRFDNVDIVIVRENTEDLYSGLEFNPEFGGEEEISKILKEYYKYDLPKKWGVSFKLITEEGARRIVDYAFRYARENSRKRVTAVHKANILKFSDGLFLEISREVAKNYPDIEFWELIVDNTCMQLVMRPHEHDVLVLPNLYGDIISDLCAGLVGGLGVAPGANIGENYAVFEPTHGSAPKYKGKNRVNPTATILSGMLMLKYLGFKDEASKLENAVAEVLKEGTAVTYDLKPTREDPTAVGTEEMAEAIISKI; encoded by the coding sequence GTGGTAAAGATTACTCTTATTCCAGGTGATGGTATAGGTCCAAGTGTTAGCGAGGCTATGAGAAGATGCGTTGAGGCAACTGGGGTAGATATTGAGTGGGATGTTGTAGATGCTGGAACTGATGTTATGGATAAATATGGAACGCCTCTTCCTAAACATGTCCTAGATTCAATAAGAGAGAATAAGGTTGCTATCAAGGGTCCTATAGTTACGCCGATTGGTACAGGTTTTCGTTCTGTCAATGTTCAGATAAGAAAGAGTCTTGATCTTTATGCCTGCGTTAGGCCTTGTAAATCATATCCTGGGGTAAAGTCTCGCTTTGATAATGTTGATATAGTTATTGTAAGAGAAAACACTGAAGATCTTTATTCAGGCTTAGAGTTTAATCCTGAGTTTGGAGGAGAAGAAGAGATATCAAAAATACTTAAAGAGTACTACAAATATGATCTGCCTAAGAAGTGGGGTGTAAGTTTTAAGCTCATAACTGAAGAGGGTGCAAGAAGGATTGTTGATTATGCATTCCGCTATGCAAGAGAGAACAGTAGAAAGAGGGTCACAGCAGTGCATAAAGCAAATATTTTAAAGTTTTCAGACGGACTATTTTTAGAAATATCGCGTGAAGTTGCCAAAAACTATCCTGATATAGAGTTCTGGGAATTAATAGTTGATAATACCTGTATGCAGCTTGTTATGAGGCCTCATGAGCATGATGTCTTAGTACTTCCTAATCTATATGGAGATATTATATCTGATCTCTGTGCAGGACTTGTCGGAGGCCTTGGTGTTGCACCTGGTGCAAATATAGGAGAAAATTATGCTGTATTTGAGCCTACTCATGGTTCAGCTCCAAAATATAAAGGAAAGAATAGGGTCAATCCTACTGCTACAATATTATCAGGTATGTTGATGTTAAAATATCTTGGATTTAAAGACGAAGCAAGTAAGCTTGAAAACGCAGTTGCAGAAGTCTTAAAAGAAGGTACAGCAGTGACTTATGACTTAAAGCCTACTCGTGAAGACCCAACAGCTGTCGGAACAGAAGAGATGGCAGAAGCTATTATTTCAAAGATTTAA
- a CDS encoding 3-isopropylmalate dehydratase small subunit, translating into MTMKGRVHKLGDDINTDYIISGRYKFSITDPKELAKKVFEDLDPSLASKIKENDFVVAGENFGCGSSREQAPQALKAAGVQAIIAKYYARIFYRNAVNLGLLVLEADTDQIDDGDEIELDMNNSKIKIFNKDKEIDCKKVPDFMQKIIAEGGVIEYIKKKGDI; encoded by the coding sequence ATGACTATGAAAGGTAGAGTTCATAAATTAGGCGATGATATCAATACCGATTATATTATATCCGGTCGCTATAAATTCTCTATTACAGACCCAAAAGAGCTTGCTAAGAAAGTCTTTGAAGACCTAGACCCTTCTCTTGCTTCTAAAATAAAAGAGAATGATTTTGTTGTAGCTGGTGAGAATTTCGGTTGCGGCTCATCTAGAGAGCAAGCTCCTCAAGCACTTAAGGCAGCAGGAGTCCAGGCTATTATTGCAAAGTATTATGCCAGGATATTCTATAGAAATGCTGTTAATCTTGGGCTGCTGGTTTTAGAAGCGGATACAGATCAAATTGATGATGGTGATGAGATTGAGCTTGATATGAATAATTCAAAGATAAAGATTTTCAATAAAGATAAAGAGATAGATTGTAAGAAAGTTCCTGATTTTATGCAAAAGATAATAGCAGAGGGTGGAGTCATAGAATACATAAAGAAGAAGGGAGATATTTAA
- a CDS encoding ATP-binding cassette domain-containing protein, whose amino-acid sequence MKKILEVSNLNKRFKTGGAFLKKRGEVVALSDVSFKLYSKETVGVIGESGSGKSTLAFVLAGLYERDQGEILFKDNDLSVLYKKDLRVRREIQIVFQDPYNTLNPRYTVFDTLREPLLVHNIVPRKKIRDEVLKTLDVVGLRPDYLFKYPHELSGGERQRIAIARAVILKPELLICDEPTSNLDLSIQAQILNLLLQIKREENLSMIFITHDISVASFISDRIIVLYEGSIIEEGKSADILDNPQKDYTKALLKASAL is encoded by the coding sequence ATGAAGAAGATATTAGAGGTCAGCAATTTAAACAAGAGATTTAAGACCGGAGGCGCTTTCCTTAAAAAAAGAGGCGAAGTAGTTGCATTATCTGATGTTAGCTTTAAGCTCTACTCTAAAGAGACAGTTGGGGTAATTGGCGAATCAGGGTCTGGAAAGTCAACTCTTGCTTTTGTTTTGGCTGGTCTATATGAGCGGGATCAGGGTGAGATTCTTTTTAAAGATAATGATCTGAGCGTTCTTTATAAGAAAGATTTAAGAGTAAGAAGAGAGATTCAAATAGTCTTTCAAGATCCCTATAATACCCTTAATCCAAGATATACTGTATTTGATACATTGAGGGAGCCTCTCTTGGTGCATAATATTGTACCTAGGAAGAAGATTAGAGATGAGGTTTTAAAGACTCTTGATGTTGTCGGGCTGCGCCCGGACTATCTTTTTAAGTACCCTCATGAGCTATCAGGAGGAGAACGTCAGAGAATAGCCATTGCAAGGGCTGTAATACTTAAGCCTGAGCTTTTGATCTGTGATGAACCAACCTCTAATCTAGATCTATCTATTCAGGCTCAAATTTTAAATCTACTTCTTCAGATTAAAAGAGAAGAGAACTTAAGCATGATATTTATAACCCATGATATAAGCGTCGCTTCTTTTATATCAGATAGAATAATAGTCTTATATGAGGGTTCTATTATAGAAGAAGGAAAGAGTGCCGATATTCTTGATAATCCTCAAAAAGATTATACCAAGGCACTCCTAAAGGCCAGTGCATTATAG
- a CDS encoding ABC transporter ATP-binding protein, translating to MKSLEIKGLNIDFKKRNSFISVVQGLDLDILESEIVGIAGESGSGKTVSTLALADLLPEGNSRISYKSYKIKSNNVDRKQIPYFRGRLISYIFQDPIPSLDPMFTIRYQLKEILKVGSRKEVDDKMIDKLLLDVGLKDRERVLSSYPHQLSGGMAQRVAIAFALGSNSKILVADEPTTALDAHIKKGILDLLKKIRDQRGLSIFFISHDLEQTFYIADRVYIFYAGSVVEYAKSSVIKEKPLHPYTRALLDCIPKRGVDELKQIRGKSPDFGDLPKGCLFYPRCTFAMDICQKKRPPLIEVKKGHFLRCFKEKI from the coding sequence ATGAAATCTTTAGAGATAAAAGGTTTAAATATTGATTTTAAAAAAAGAAACTCTTTTATAAGTGTAGTTCAGGGTTTAGATTTAGATATATTAGAATCTGAGATCGTTGGAATTGCAGGTGAGTCTGGGTCTGGGAAGACTGTATCCACCTTGGCTTTAGCTGACCTGCTGCCTGAGGGCAACTCTAGAATAAGCTATAAGAGTTATAAGATAAAATCTAATAATGTAGACAGAAAACAGATCCCTTATTTTAGAGGCAGGCTTATATCTTATATCTTTCAGGATCCGATACCAAGTCTTGATCCTATGTTTACAATAAGATATCAGTTAAAAGAGATATTAAAGGTAGGCTCTAGAAAAGAAGTAGATGATAAGATGATAGATAAACTGCTTCTAGATGTAGGGTTGAAAGATAGAGAGCGGGTGCTCTCATCCTACCCTCATCAACTATCTGGAGGTATGGCTCAGCGCGTAGCGATTGCATTTGCCCTCGGTTCTAACTCTAAGATATTAGTTGCGGATGAACCTACTACAGCACTTGATGCCCATATTAAAAAAGGCATTCTTGACCTACTTAAAAAAATAAGAGATCAAAGGGGCTTAAGCATCTTTTTTATCTCTCATGACTTAGAGCAGACTTTCTATATCGCAGATAGAGTCTATATATTCTACGCTGGTTCTGTTGTGGAATATGCTAAAAGCAGTGTGATAAAGGAGAAACCTCTCCATCCTTATACGCGTGCCTTGCTTGATTGCATACCCAAAAGAGGGGTAGATGAGCTTAAACAGATTAGAGGCAAGAGCCCTGACTTTGGCGATCTTCCCAAGGGCTGCCTTTTTTATCCCCGCTGTACTTTTGCTATGGATATTTGTCAAAAAAAGAGGCCGCCTTTAATTGAAGTAAAGAAAGGTCATTTCTTAAGATGTTTTAAAGAGAAGATATGA
- a CDS encoding ABC transporter permease, whose product MKELFRHRRGLIAVIILFFLYLGAIFAGFISPYHYRSEKRILSYAPPSKINFFDSKGDFHFRPFIYKYKMSLDQNRRRVYEEDKSRAYPIELFIRGDNYKLLGLFPADIHLFGVAAEAKLYLFGADSRGRDLLSRIIYGGRVSLSIGLIAVVITFFIGLIVGGTAGYFGGKIDNILMRLCEMVMLVPGFYLLLALRSSFPPEIGTVKIYFLIITILSFIGWASLARVIRGIVLGLREKEYILAARSVGLSSFKIITKHILPNTSSYTIIALTLSIPSYILGESALSLLGLGIQDPVPSWGNLLKDAMAIVQIKLHPWILIPGLFIFLAVVAFNMLGDALRDIYDPKRKII is encoded by the coding sequence ATGAAAGAGTTATTTCGACATAGACGTGGATTAATTGCTGTTATAATTTTATTCTTCCTCTATCTTGGTGCTATATTCGCAGGGTTCATCTCACCCTACCATTATAGGAGCGAGAAGAGAATATTATCTTATGCTCCACCGTCTAAGATTAATTTCTTTGATTCAAAAGGAGATTTCCACTTCAGGCCTTTTATCTATAAGTATAAGATGAGTCTGGATCAGAACAGAAGGAGAGTCTATGAGGAAGATAAGAGTCGAGCATACCCCATAGAGCTCTTTATTAGAGGTGATAACTATAAACTGCTTGGGTTATTCCCTGCTGATATCCATCTATTTGGAGTAGCTGCTGAGGCTAAGTTATATCTCTTTGGCGCAGACTCAAGAGGAAGAGATCTCCTCTCCCGCATAATATATGGTGGAAGAGTATCGCTCTCAATAGGATTAATCGCTGTTGTAATCACATTCTTTATTGGCTTAATTGTCGGAGGAACGGCTGGATACTTCGGGGGTAAGATCGACAATATTTTGATGAGGCTATGTGAGATGGTGATGCTTGTTCCGGGCTTCTATCTTCTCCTTGCTCTGCGTTCATCTTTTCCTCCCGAGATAGGTACGGTTAAGATATATTTTCTTATAATAACAATACTGTCTTTTATCGGCTGGGCATCTCTTGCGCGTGTAATAAGAGGTATTGTGTTGGGATTACGCGAGAAGGAGTATATCTTAGCAGCACGCTCTGTAGGGCTCTCTAGCTTTAAGATTATTACAAAACATATTCTCCCTAATACCTCATCCTATACAATCATAGCACTTACCCTTTCTATTCCATCTTATATTTTAGGTGAATCTGCTTTAAGTCTTCTGGGTTTAGGCATTCAAGACCCAGTTCCTTCTTGGGGCAATCTTTTAAAAGATGCTATGGCGATTGTACAGATCAAACTTCATCCTTGGATATTGATACCAGGTCTATTTATATTTCTTGCAGTTGTTGCATTCAATATGCTCGGAGATGCGTTAAGGGATATCTATGATCCTAAGAGGAAAATAATCTGA
- a CDS encoding ABC transporter permease produces MLIYILKRFLIALPLILVISLVAFLFINLTPGNFFNQMRLNPQISEETIEKYIELYQLDKPVLMQYFAWLKRIIHLDFGYSFAYNIPVAKVLGTRVLNTLLLTLSSLFFTWLVALPLGIVAAVKVDRAWDRLISFLSYVLLSIPTFFMAFLLLYFAYLAGILPLGGMVSANFTELSLFFKILDLFKHLIIPTLVISLGAIASLVRIMRGNLLEVLRSNYILALRARGISEKRVTYVHALRSAINPLITIFGYQISGLLSGAALTEIICNWPGLGSLMLSAVRSQDIYLVMGSMLVSSVMLIGGNLIADILLGFADPRIRVK; encoded by the coding sequence ATGTTAATTTATATTCTTAAAAGATTTCTTATAGCACTGCCTTTAATCCTGGTTATCTCTTTGGTCGCTTTTCTCTTTATTAATCTGACCCCTGGTAATTTCTTTAACCAGATGCGGCTTAATCCTCAGATATCTGAAGAGACTATAGAAAAATACATAGAGCTTTATCAGTTGGACAAACCCGTGCTCATGCAATACTTTGCCTGGCTTAAGCGCATAATACATCTTGATTTTGGGTACTCATTTGCCTACAACATTCCTGTTGCGAAGGTTTTAGGAACGAGAGTTTTAAACACGTTGCTCCTTACGCTCTCTTCTCTCTTCTTTACCTGGTTAGTGGCTCTTCCTCTTGGGATAGTTGCTGCGGTTAAAGTAGATAGAGCCTGGGATAGGCTAATATCTTTTTTATCATACGTTTTGCTCTCTATCCCGACTTTCTTTATGGCGTTCTTGTTGCTCTACTTTGCATATCTAGCGGGGATATTACCGCTTGGAGGTATGGTCTCTGCTAATTTTACAGAGCTAAGTTTATTTTTTAAGATATTAGATTTATTTAAACACCTTATTATACCCACTCTGGTTATATCGTTAGGAGCTATTGCGTCTTTAGTAAGAATAATGCGAGGGAACCTTCTTGAAGTATTGAGATCTAACTATATTCTTGCTCTGCGGGCTCGAGGCATCAGCGAGAAGAGAGTGACCTATGTGCATGCATTGAGGAGTGCAATTAACCCTTTAATTACTATATTTGGTTATCAGATATCAGGATTATTATCCGGTGCGGCATTAACAGAGATTATCTGCAACTGGCCCGGACTTGGCTCTTTAATGCTCTCTGCTGTAAGAAGCCAAGACATCTATCTTGTTATGGGCTCAATGCTTGTCTCCTCGGTTATGCTTATAGGCGGTAATCTTATTGCAGATATCTTACTTGGATTTGCAGATCCCAGGATAAGGGTCAAATGA
- a CDS encoding ABC transporter substrate-binding protein gives MKFLVLLLILFTSCANGEKSLEVERGNTRYGGYLAFASVSDPKSFNPVLAKETSTTSITGLIFEGLTRVNVYTKEAEPNLAKSWQIKRGGKEWVFYLREDVKWNDGVPFSADDVVFTFNSLIYNSKIPSSASDVLKVDGEPFKVEKIDDYSVRFTLSSNYAPFLMAMGTDILPKHILADVVKADKFNSFWTLDSTPSGIVGTGPFKLSRYIPGQLVELVRNEHYWKKDKDGNSLSYLKGVRFLVVPNSDTALLKFLDSEIDYYSLRGEDYAILKPEEKSKGFKIYEVGPAFGSSFITFNQNNSINPKTQETYIDKRKLEWFRDRRFREAVSYALDRSSIIDIVLNGFGYPQSGPLSPSSGYFYNSNIEEHGYDLDRAKELLSDIGFSDIDSDGILEDKSGEDVSFNLFTNAENNVRVKIAELIKEDLINVGIKVNFLPLEFNNLVTKLSSSYDWEAIILGFTGGIEPHFSSNIWLSSGHLHIWYPKQERPATSWEAEIDKLFKDGVQALGRKKRKSIYDSWQEIASRELPLIYTAIPESIFAVRDKFGNLDPNPYGGVFHNIEEIYIINKEE, from the coding sequence ATGAAATTTTTAGTTCTCCTTTTGATCTTGTTTACCTCATGTGCAAATGGTGAGAAGAGCCTAGAGGTAGAGAGAGGTAATACTAGATATGGCGGCTACCTAGCTTTTGCTTCAGTATCTGATCCTAAATCGTTTAATCCTGTTTTAGCTAAAGAGACCTCTACTACTAGTATTACTGGACTCATCTTTGAAGGTTTAACTCGAGTCAATGTCTACACAAAGGAAGCTGAGCCTAATCTGGCTAAATCTTGGCAGATAAAACGAGGAGGGAAAGAGTGGGTATTCTATTTAAGAGAAGATGTTAAATGGAATGACGGCGTACCTTTTAGTGCTGACGATGTCGTCTTTACTTTTAATAGCCTTATCTATAATTCTAAAATTCCATCTAGTGCATCAGACGTTCTTAAAGTAGATGGAGAGCCTTTTAAGGTAGAAAAGATAGATGACTATAGCGTAAGATTTACTCTCTCCTCAAACTATGCTCCATTTTTAATGGCGATGGGTACTGATATTTTGCCCAAACATATCTTAGCAGATGTCGTAAAAGCAGATAAGTTTAATAGTTTTTGGACTCTTGATTCAACCCCAAGCGGAATTGTAGGTACGGGGCCTTTTAAACTCTCTAGATATATTCCGGGCCAGCTTGTTGAGTTAGTCAGAAATGAACATTATTGGAAGAAGGACAAAGATGGCAATAGTCTCTCTTATCTTAAGGGTGTTAGGTTTCTGGTAGTTCCTAACAGTGATACCGCGCTCTTAAAATTTCTTGATTCAGAGATTGATTACTACTCTTTAAGAGGTGAAGATTATGCTATCTTAAAACCAGAAGAGAAGAGTAAAGGGTTTAAGATCTATGAAGTCGGGCCTGCATTTGGATCTAGCTTCATCACTTTTAATCAAAATAACAGCATTAATCCAAAGACTCAAGAGACTTATATAGATAAGAGAAAATTAGAATGGTTTAGAGACAGAAGGTTTAGAGAGGCGGTATCTTATGCTTTGGACAGGTCTTCTATAATAGATATAGTCTTAAATGGTTTTGGTTATCCTCAATCTGGACCTCTGTCTCCATCTTCGGGTTATTTTTATAATTCTAACATAGAAGAGCATGGCTATGATTTAGATAGAGCAAAAGAGCTTTTGTCTGATATCGGTTTCTCTGATATCGACTCCGACGGTATCTTAGAGGATAAGAGCGGAGAGGATGTGAGTTTCAATCTTTTTACCAATGCAGAGAATAACGTTAGAGTAAAGATTGCTGAGCTTATAAAAGAAGATTTAATAAATGTAGGTATTAAAGTTAATTTCCTGCCGCTTGAATTTAATAATCTGGTTACCAAGTTATCCAGCAGCTATGATTGGGAGGCTATTATCTTAGGTTTTACAGGAGGTATTGAGCCTCATTTCTCATCTAATATCTGGCTCTCAAGCGGGCATCTCCATATCTGGTATCCAAAACAAGAGAGGCCAGCTACATCTTGGGAAGCCGAGATAGATAAATTATTTAAAGACGGTGTTCAGGCGTTAGGTAGAAAAAAGAGAAAGAGTATTTATGATAGCTGGCAGGAGATTGCATCAAGGGAGCTTCCTCTTATATATACAGCGATACCTGAAAGTATATTTGCAGTGAGGGACAAATTCGGTAATTTAGACCCTAATCCTTACGGAGGAGTGTTTCACAATATAGAAGAGATCTATATAATAAATAAAGAAGAGTGA
- the secG gene encoding preprotein translocase subunit SecG, whose product MYTFLIVIYVIVCAVLVSVILMQSGKGGGLSEALGGAFQSVFGPKATTVLVKATSILAALFIILSIILAKLSTEKSRSLMERVPEENTTEQSQ is encoded by the coding sequence ATGTATACTTTTTTGATCGTAATATATGTAATTGTCTGCGCAGTGCTTGTCTCTGTAATTTTAATGCAGAGTGGAAAAGGCGGCGGGTTATCTGAAGCTCTAGGAGGAGCTTTTCAATCTGTCTTTGGGCCTAAGGCGACAACTGTATTAGTAAAAGCAACGTCTATTTTAGCGGCACTCTTTATAATCTTAAGTATAATTTTAGCAAAACTCTCTACAGAGAAGAGCAGATCTCTTATGGAGAGAGTGCCCGAGGAGAATACCACAGAACAATCTCAATGA
- the tpiA gene encoding triose-phosphate isomerase, whose product MARDLIFAGNWKMNKTIKEALELVNGLKRELVDIEEAKIVVAPPSTALSCVGDTIVDSNIDLSAQNIHSEVSGAYTGEISVLMAKDAGCKYTIIGHSERRKYFKEDDALINKKIKLALENNLEVIFCVGESLEEREEGRMEEVVKTQLLGGLEGISKDDLARIVVAYEPVWAIGTGKNATPQEAQEVHALIREELVKKYDQEAADSTSILYGGSVKSDNIEDLMKKEDLDGVLVGGASLEIGDFSELVKKGLSAKQ is encoded by the coding sequence ATGGCTAGAGATTTGATTTTTGCTGGAAATTGGAAGATGAATAAAACTATTAAAGAGGCGCTTGAACTGGTTAATGGTCTCAAGCGTGAGCTCGTAGATATTGAAGAGGCTAAGATAGTGGTAGCCCCGCCTTCTACAGCTTTAAGCTGCGTGGGTGACACAATAGTCGATAGCAACATTGATTTAAGTGCTCAAAATATACATTCTGAAGTTTCCGGTGCCTACACTGGTGAGATATCAGTTTTGATGGCTAAAGATGCAGGATGTAAATATACTATTATAGGGCACTCTGAGAGAAGAAAATATTTTAAAGAGGATGATGCTCTTATTAATAAAAAGATAAAGCTGGCTCTTGAAAATAATTTAGAGGTGATATTCTGTGTCGGTGAAAGCTTAGAAGAGAGAGAAGAAGGTAGAATGGAAGAAGTTGTAAAAACCCAACTGCTGGGAGGACTTGAAGGTATATCCAAAGATGATCTGGCTAGGATAGTCGTAGCTTATGAACCTGTATGGGCTATAGGTACAGGTAAGAATGCAACGCCTCAAGAGGCTCAAGAAGTGCATGCTCTTATAAGAGAAGAGTTAGTTAAAAAGTATGATCAAGAAGCGGCAGACAGCACTTCTATTTTGTATGGGGGGAGTGTTAAGTCTGACAACATAGAAGATTTAATGAAAAAAGAAGACCTTGATGGCGTGCTTGTCGGAGGAGCAAGTTTGGAGATAGGCGATTTCTCTGAACTAGTTAAAAAAGGTTTGAGTGCAAAGCAATAA
- a CDS encoding phosphoglycerate kinase has protein sequence MAKMTIRDLDLKGKRVLMRVDFNVPLTDDLKVSDDTRIRAALPTINYALENSAKVILMSHLGRPKGNIMDNLRLDSVRGRLSELLGQEVKKVDSCIGQDAKDASDGLIEGEVLLLENVRFYTEETANDPKFAKELSLLGDLFINDAFGSSHRAHASVVGVADYLPAAAGLLLMKEIEYFEKILRDPEHPFYAILGGAKVSDKIEVIKNLLNVADKILIGGGMAYTFLKARGVEIGSSKLEEDKIELARELMALAENKGKKIVLPLDHIVVEEIKDGARVEKVGLEIPKGKIAVDIGEETRELFKEELKDAKMVVWNGPLGIFEIEDFSYGTREIAEFLAKVEAVKVIGGGDTAACIEKMDMVDKFSHISTGGGASLEYLEGKVLPGIAALKERQDG, from the coding sequence ATGGCTAAAATGACTATAAGGGATTTAGATCTTAAAGGGAAAAGGGTTCTTATGAGAGTCGATTTCAATGTACCCTTGACCGATGATTTAAAAGTCTCTGATGATACTCGGATAAGGGCGGCACTTCCTACGATTAACTATGCTCTTGAAAATAGCGCTAAGGTTATTCTTATGAGTCATTTAGGCCGTCCTAAGGGCAATATTATGGATAATTTAAGGCTTGATTCTGTGCGGGGTAGGCTAAGTGAATTATTAGGCCAAGAAGTAAAAAAAGTCGATAGCTGTATAGGCCAAGATGCTAAAGATGCTTCGGATGGATTAATAGAAGGAGAGGTTTTACTGCTTGAGAATGTAAGGTTTTATACAGAAGAGACTGCAAATGACCCTAAATTTGCAAAAGAACTATCTCTCTTAGGCGACCTCTTTATTAATGATGCATTTGGTTCTTCTCATAGGGCTCATGCCTCAGTTGTAGGGGTAGCCGACTACCTTCCTGCTGCAGCTGGATTACTATTAATGAAAGAGATAGAGTATTTCGAGAAGATTCTCCGAGATCCTGAGCATCCGTTCTATGCAATATTAGGAGGAGCAAAGGTATCGGATAAGATAGAAGTTATAAAGAATCTCTTGAATGTAGCTGATAAGATTTTAATAGGCGGAGGTATGGCCTACACTTTTCTTAAAGCTAGAGGCGTTGAGATTGGGTCATCTAAACTTGAGGAAGATAAGATAGAGCTTGCAAGAGAGTTAATGGCCCTAGCGGAGAACAAGGGAAAGAAAATAGTCTTGCCGCTAGACCATATTGTGGTAGAAGAGATAAAAGACGGAGCTAGAGTAGAGAAAGTTGGCTTAGAGATTCCAAAAGGTAAGATTGCAGTAGATATAGGAGAGGAGACAAGAGAGTTATTTAAAGAGGAATTAAAAGACGCTAAGATGGTTGTTTGGAATGGGCCTTTAGGAATATTTGAGATTGAAGATTTCTCCTACGGGACTAGAGAGATTGCTGAATTTTTAGCTAAAGTGGAAGCTGTTAAGGTTATAGGGGGCGGAGATACTGCAGCCTGTATTGAAAAAATGGATATGGTGGATAAATTTTCTCATATTTCAACTGGAGGCGGAGCCTCTCTTGAATATCTTGAGGGCAAGGTTCTACCTGGAATTGCGGCATTAAAGGAGAGACAAGATGGCTAG